The Sinorhizobium alkalisoli genomic interval CCGGCGGCATAGCGAAGCGTGAGCGCCTCACCGAGAAACACAGCGGCAAAGATCGGGACGAAGCAGAACGTCAGCGCCATGAACGAGTAGGCGAGCGTCAGCGGCACCGTTTTCAAGATAAATATCGAGATCAAGGTGCCCAGTCCATAAAGCGCCAAGGCTATCAGGAGCGTCGGATTCGAAGCGAGCGACACCAGGTCCCGCAGGTTGAGACCGCCCGTCTTGGCGCTGGTCAGCTTGAACAGGATTTGCCCGCTCGATATCAGGACCGGGGCCACGACGGTGAGCGCCGCGTTCTTCCTGACGGTTCCGCCACATCTCTATGGCGCCGTGACATGCGACAGTCTTTCCCTCGCCTTCTTCTCGCTCTCGGCGCTCGGCGGTGGATTGCTTGCCGTCTCCGCCCTGGCGGCGAGCCGCCTTGGACGGGCCGGACGTTTGCTTGTCCTCGGCCTCAGCGGCGTCGTCATCGCCGGTTTCGCCTTCGCCATGGCGCCGCAGTGCCTCAAAAATCCGCTTGCCGATCTGGACCCGCTGCTTTGGGAACTCTGGCCCGACAACGTCACCGAGGCCCAGTCGTTCTTCGCCTTGGCGAAACAGGGGTCGGGTGGTCTCGGTGCCTTCTATTTCTCGGGTTTCTTTGCGCTCGCGATTTGCGGATGGCGGATCCAGCGCCGCGACCGCATTGCCCTGCACCTGATTCTTGGCTCGCTGGTGCTCGCTACCTGGTGCATCGCGCTGGTGCAGGTTCGCGGTGCCGTCTTTGCCAACCTCATCGCCATTCTGCCGGCCTCGCTCCTGCTCGTCGACTTGCGGGAAAACTCGATCCGGGAGCCGCAGCGAGTCCTTGCCTCCCTCTTCTACGTGGTCGCGGTTCTCATCTCCGTTCCGGCAGTCTGGGCACTGGCGGGCGAGGTGGCCACCAATGGCACTGCGGATTTGGCTGGCAATAGCGACAGACGCGGAGCATCGGCACGCTGCACTTCCGCTGAAGCAATGGCGGATCTTCGGCAATTCCCCGCCACGCTGGTTGTGGCCCCCTCGAATATGGGCGCCTCCATTCTCCGCTTCACCGACCATCGCGCCTTGAGCGCACCCTACCATAGAAATCCGGAGGGCATGCTGGCGGAGCTTCGTATCGGTTTGGCAGCGCCCGAGGAGGCGGCCGCCTTGCTGGGGCGGTTCGGATATCCGGTGATCGCCTTTTGCGCCAAGGATCCGCAAACGAGACTGGTCATCAAGAAGGCACCCGACGGGGTCTACAGCCAGCTCAATGCCGGCAAGGTCCCGGATTTCCTCGACGTTGTGCCGGTGACGGCCTCAACCGGCCTCAAGCAATTTCGGTTTGCGCCGGAATCGAGGGGTGCCTCGCCGGAAAATCCGTAGATAGGCGCGTCTTGCTGCTGATCTTCCAGGCATCGTCGGCTACAAAGAGCGCATGAGCTCGTTCTTTGATTCCGATTCTCCCACCAACGTCGCCGAGTATTCGGTGTCGGAGTTGTCCGGTTCGATCAAGCGCACGATCGAGCAGACCTTCGAGCATGTGCGGGTCCGGGGCGAGATTTCCGGCTATCGCGGCCCGCATTCCTCCGGCCACGCCTATTTTTCGCTCAAGGACGATCGCGCCCGGATCGATGCGGTCATCTGGAAGAGCGCGTTTGCGCGACTCAAGTTCCGGCCGGAAGAGGGCATGGAGGTGATCGCGACCGGCCGGATCACCACATTTCCCGGCTCGTCGAAGTACCAGATCGTCATCGAGTCGCTCGAGCCGGCGGGCGCCGGCGCGCTGATGGCGCTCATCGAGGAGCGCAAGCGCAAATTCGCGGCCGAGGGCCTGTTCGACGCCGCTTGCAAGAAGCCGCTTCCCTTCATGCCGCGGGTGATCGGCGTCGTGACCTCGCCGACGGGTGCGGTGATCCGCGATATCCTGCACCGGATCGCCGACCGCTTCCCGGTCCACGTCATCGTCTGGCCGGTGCGGGTGCAGGGCGACGGGGCGGGCGACGAGATCGCGGCCGCCATCCAGGGCTTCAATGCACTGGAGCCCGGCGGCGCCGCTCCGCGGCCGGACGTGCTGATCGTCGCCCGCGGCGGTGGCAGCCTCGAGGACCTCTGGTGCTTCAACGACGAGGCCGTGGTGCGCGCGGCGGCCGCCTCGGGCATTCCGCTGATCTCGGCCGTCGGCCACGAAACGGATTGGACCTTGATCGACTATGCGGCCGACCAGCGGGCGCCGACGCCGACGGGGGCGGCCGAAATGGCGGTGCCGGTCAAGGCGGAACTCGAGGCGCAGGTTGCAAGCCTCGGCGCTCGCCTCAAGGGCGCCGTGATGCGGCAGATGGACCACCGGCGCCACGGGCTGCGCGCGCTCGCCCGCGCGCTGCCGTCGCTCGACCAGCTGCTGGCGCTGCCGCGGCGCCGCTTCGACGAGGCGTCCGCCGGTCTCGGCCGCGGATTGGAGATGAACACGGCCAATAAGCGGCGCAGCTTCGAGCGCACGGCCGCCCATCTGCGCCCGGAGCTCATCGGAACGCGGATTGGCGATCGCCGGCAGCGCGTTTCCGATCTCGTGAATCGCGCAGAGCGGTGCGTCGAACGCCAGCTCGACCGGCGTCAGTCGCGCGTTTCCGCCGCCGATGCTTCGTTACGCGCACTGCCTTCGCGTCTCGTCGGACAGATCCACCGTGCCCAGGATCGCGTCTCGGGTCTCGGCGCACGGGGCGACGCAGCGATCGGGGCGGAGCTCCGCCGGCTGAAAGGCGCGCTCGCCGCGCAGGACCGGGTGCTTCAGTCCCTCTCCTATCGCAACGTGCTCGGGCGCGGCTTTGCGCTCGTGCGGGACGCCGAAGGTGAACCCGTCAAACAGGCGGCA includes:
- a CDS encoding transporter, with amino-acid sequence MAPVLISSGQILFKLTSAKTGGLNLRDLVSLASNPTLLIALALYGLGTLISIFILKTVPLTLAYSFMALTFCFVPIFAAVFLGEALTLRYAAGAVLIIGGMLLINS
- the xseA gene encoding exodeoxyribonuclease VII large subunit → MSSFFDSDSPTNVAEYSVSELSGSIKRTIEQTFEHVRVRGEISGYRGPHSSGHAYFSLKDDRARIDAVIWKSAFARLKFRPEEGMEVIATGRITTFPGSSKYQIVIESLEPAGAGALMALIEERKRKFAAEGLFDAACKKPLPFMPRVIGVVTSPTGAVIRDILHRIADRFPVHVIVWPVRVQGDGAGDEIAAAIQGFNALEPGGAAPRPDVLIVARGGGSLEDLWCFNDEAVVRAAAASGIPLISAVGHETDWTLIDYAADQRAPTPTGAAEMAVPVKAELEAQVASLGARLKGAVMRQMDHRRHGLRALARALPSLDQLLALPRRRFDEASAGLGRGLEMNTANKRRSFERTAAHLRPELIGTRIGDRRQRVSDLVNRAERCVERQLDRRQSRVSAADASLRALPSRLVGQIHRAQDRVSGLGARGDAAIGAELRRLKGALAAQDRVLQSLSYRNVLGRGFALVRDAEGEPVKQAAAVKPGMVLSVEFADGRVSAVASEDDAPPTPAAPKRRAARAVEPSKQGSLF